Sequence from the Phyllobacterium zundukense genome:
GAACCGTCATCCAGACCGACAGGACCAATCCCGCAAATTGACCGAGCCTCTTTAATCGTTGCGTCATCTGCCACGCTCCCACATGATATGGTCGGCATTAGCAGGCATCGATTGCATTATCGTAAGTACGTAACTGTTAATTTTTGCCGGGAAAGCGTTTCCGGTGTAGAACTTGAAGGGTCCATTCGGACGCGTGGGGCGATATGACACGGATTCTGATCGCGGACGATCACGAGATCGTCCGGCAAGGCGTGAAAGCGATTCTGTCGAAGCGAGAACGCTGGCAAATCGTCGGGGAAGCAGCCGACGGGCGCGACGCTGTCGGGCAGGCGCGGCTGACCGAACCGGAAATCGCCATTCTCGACTACGCCCTGCCCTTCATCAATGGTGTGGAAGCAGCACGGCAAATCCGCCTGCACAGTCCAAAGACCGAGGTCCTGATATTTACCCAGCACGATAATGAAGCTCTGCTGCGCAATATTCTTGAAGCGGGCGTGCGCGGCTATCTGCTGAAATCCGATGCCACGCAATATCTCATCCAGGCGGTGGAAGCATTGGAGCACCGCCAGCCGTTCTTTACGAAGACGGTGTCCGACATGCTCGTGTCATCCTATCTCGCTAAATCCGATGCTGCGTCGAGCATTCTCACCTCGCGCGAAACGGCAGTGGTCAAACTGATCGCCGAGGGTCACAGCAACAAGGAGACGGCAGCAGTGCTTGGCCTCAGCGAGAAGACCATCGAAAGCCACCGGGCAGCTGCAATGCGGAAACTGGATGCCAAGTCCACCGCCGCGCTTGTTCGATATGCCATACGAAACCGGTTGATCGAGGCTTGACGATGGTTTCGCGCGCAATACTCAAGCACTACGATTGGTCACCCGCCGCAATTTCCTCGAGCGAAAGCATCAATATGCATGACACCTCCGGAGCGATTGAGCTTCTGCCGCCACCCAGGCGCAATCGCGTGGCTGCATTGCCAGTGCTCGGGCTTTTGCTCACGCTCGTATTGGCCGGTTGCGCCGGGCATGCCAAAGGCGTAA
This genomic interval carries:
- a CDS encoding response regulator; the encoded protein is MTRILIADDHEIVRQGVKAILSKRERWQIVGEAADGRDAVGQARLTEPEIAILDYALPFINGVEAARQIRLHSPKTEVLIFTQHDNEALLRNILEAGVRGYLLKSDATQYLIQAVEALEHRQPFFTKTVSDMLVSSYLAKSDAASSILTSRETAVVKLIAEGHSNKETAAVLGLSEKTIESHRAAAMRKLDAKSTAALVRYAIRNRLIEA